The genomic window GGTGatagtgaggaaaggagggattAAAGACCTTTCATAATTATATTCAGTAATTAAAGATTGCCTTATATATAAACAGTTAAGAGCATATCAATATAATAATACAGTTAGCATGGACTTTATAATCTCACCAACCTCCACATCAAAATATTTAATCCAGTAATTTACTGCCGGTCCTTTTACATAGTGGTAAATCTCTTGAGCACACACAGTGGAAGGGGAGAATGGATTCCTGCAAATGCCCTCCACATGctatggcatgtgcacacacaaataaataaacaaatgtaatacttctaaaataaaataaaagctcttaATCCAAGTTTCAAGAATGATCTCCAATATGAATTCCTCCAGAATATTGTGCCAAATGATACATTGTACAGTTTAGGAGAGAGTGCTTTGAATGAGCCCCAAATGTATGACTGACTCTTCACTTCTGCACTTATGTAAGAAGCACAGAGCTAGAAGATTCGCAAGGATATAAATGGTCTTTACTAGACTCTTTAGATGTGGCTAGAGAAATGCAAAATTACGATATTAGTGATGAGGTGTTTACAATGGATTTAAAAggtgaaaataatgaaatgataATTATTAGTATGCTTGCACATCAATAGACTTAACTTTTCCTTTCTGGAAAAATATAAAGTTCAGGAAAGGATGCAAGTGAGCAGCTCATACGCATATGAGATGGCAACTAACAAGTGTGCATGATTTGATGGAACAATTTTATTTGCTTAGTTTACTTTGGAAGCACAAGTCAGCCTTCTTAATAAATCTCTTGTGTTTTCATGGAAAAATCGGGAATGGAGGATTTGTTTAATACTGCTAATAGACAAACAGGAGCCAATCTAAGTAACCTGCTCTGTTGATCCACTTCACTGAGAGTTAGATATGAACTGATATCACTTAGCTTAGGTAAAACAATGATTATTTCAGGTGAAGTCATCCTGGGACCTTCTAATGTTTTATAACCAAATCTTGAAACAAATGAGGCACTTCTTACCTGAAGAATCCTGATTATACGATTTAAAGGCTGAATATATGCATATCTCGCGTTTTACTAACAGAGGTTATTCCTTGAAACAGCACTCAAAATGTGGAATATTTGCCTTAAGTTTTTCCATTAAAACTGAATTCTGCACTTCATATGCATTTACCGGAAAGGTGGGATTTGTCAAAAACTCACCTGTCCACTGTGATTTGATTCAGATTCCTGTCTTTCCCTTTCATCTCTATCCAGGTGGGGGGGTAGGCAGGGACTGAAGGCCATGAGGTCGGTCTTGGGCGGACCCTCTCCAGAGCACACCCTCTGCCGCCTCTGCTGTGAGTATGACCAGGTCCCCACCGCGCTGGAGCACACCAGCACGGGCTTCCCCGGAGCACAGGCTCCATTAGTGGGCGTGGCCGAGCAGCGCAGCGCGGTGtacagcagcagcaagagcacCAACAGGCTGGACACCGCGCAGATGGCGATGATCAGATACACGTTGACATCCACCAGTGACGTCTCTGAGACTGAAGCACGCCCGGATGTCTGTGAAAAGGACTTTGGCGCCTGGCCGCTTTCCACTAGAGACACTAACACAGTTGCAGTGGCTGTCAGTGCAGGCTCTCCATGGTCCTTCACCAGCACCAACAGAGTCTGTCGAGCGGCATCCGCCTCATCCAGGGCACGCGTTGTGCTGATCTCTCCAGTGTACAGACCCACGCGGAAGGGACTGCGCATGCTCCCTGACGCCGACTGCAGCTCATAAGACAGCCAAGCATTGTAACCAGAGTCCGCATCTACTGCTCGCACCTTCGCGACTATGTGCCCTGAACCCACTGATCTAGGCACCAGCTCGCTCACTGACCCGCCAGCTCTTACAGCTCCGTGGGGCAGCAGCGTGGGAGCATTGTCGTTCTCGTCCAGCACAAACACCTGCAGAGTCACATTGCTGCCCAGGGAAGGCACACCAGCATCCCGCGCGCTCACCTGGAACTGCAGCAGCTCCAGCTCCTCATGGTCCAGAGGCTGCAGTGCGAACACCTTGCCGCTCTCCGCGTGCACAGACACGAAGCTCGACAGCGAGCGCTCGCCCACCCGCCGTTCTACTAGCGAATAGGACACCAGCGCGTTCTCCTGCGCGTCTGCGTCTATGGCTGACACCGTGAAGATGTGCGCGCCAGGCGGGTTGTTCTCCTTCACGAACACCGTGTATTCGGGTTGCGCGAACGCAGGCGCGTTGTCGTTCACATCAGCCACCTCCACCGACAAGCTGACGGTGGTCCACAGTGAGGGTGAGCCCCCATCCCGGGCTGTCACAAGCAAATCATAGGCTGGCACCTTCTCGCGGTCCAGGCTGCTATCCAATACCAGGGAATAATAGTTCTTAAAGGTGGATACAATCTTGAAGGGGACACTGGGTGTGAGAGAGCAGGTCACTTGGCCGTTAACTCCAGAGTCCAGGTCGGATACGCTAATCAAAGCAATGACTGTGTTTGGCTGAGCATCCTCTCTTACTGGGAGGGACAGGGAAGTCAGTGTCACTTCAGGGGCATTGTCATTGACGTCTAAGATTTCTACCGAGACTGTACAGTGACCTACCATTGGGGGGGTCCCCTTATCCGTGGCCAACACTTCAATTTCATAAAACTTGTTTTCTTCATAATCTAAAGTTCCGTTGACCCTTAATTCTCCGCTGTTTTCATCCAGTGTAAATAAAGACCTTTCACTGGGCTTGATTGACATCAAAGAGTACTCCAGTTGCCCGTTTACACCTTCGTCTTTATCTGTGGCGTTTAACTTTATGACAAGAGTTTCGTTAGCAGCATTTTCCATTATTCTTACTTTGTATTCTAAATGATCGAACTCCGGGTCATTGTCGTTAACATCTAAAACACGAACCCAAAGCTGAACTGTACCAGTGAGTTCCGGCTTTCCCCCATCTGAGGCTGTCAGTAGCAAATTAAGTTCCGGGGTTTTCTCCCGATCCAGCGTCTTCTTTAATATAAGTGACGGTCTTTTAGTCTGCTTGCTATTGGTAGGTGATTCTAAAGAAAAATACTCGTTTTGACTTAATCTGTAGACCAATACAGCATTCTCCCCTATGTCGGCATCAGATGCTCCCTCTAGCGGAAAACGCGAGTCAGGTTGCTTGGATTCATAAATCAGCAGCTTTTGTTCTCTAAGAGGAAACACTGGCGGGTTGTCGTTAATgtccctcacctccacctccacgtGGAAAACCTGCAGTGGTCGGTCCACGATCACCTCCAGGTGGATGCTACACTCCGCGCTCCGCCCGCACAGCGCCTCCCGGTCGATCCGAGAATTCACAAACAAAATGCCATTCTGCAGATTTACCTCCAGAAGGTCCCCGCGGTCCTTGGACGCCACCCTGAACAGGCGGGGCACCAGCTCcgccagctccagccccaggtccTGCGCGATGCGGCCCACGAAGGTTCCGTGTTTGGCCTCCTCAGGGATGGAGTAGTGGAGCTGGCCGCTCCCTACCTCCCAGGCTGCaaggagcagaagccagagcagAGGTTGCTGAGTGCAGGATCCACTTCTCTGAAAACCTAACATTGCATATAAAATCGGCCTCCAAAATGTCCCCCTTCGCTGCCTGTATCGGACACTTGTCTTCAGATCCAAATGCCGCTGAATTCTCGAGGAATTTTAAAGGCTCCTTTTGACAGCAGAACTCAGCGTGATGGAGTCGGTTTTGTACACGGAGTGCGGGACTCTTTGGACCAATTTATGAATGAACTCTTTTCACTGAGTAAAGAGCGACACCTTGTGCCTGAAAACGTGAGTACTTGTGCGCATCCACCACTGGAGAACTTCACGTTTTGTATACTTTGCCCAAAACAATTCCAAAATGCACATTTATTGAACATTCTGATTTTAAGTCACGTTAAAGTGGAGTGTATGTGAAAGCGGTACTTTTATTGAATAACATCAGATTAAATATCTACAAAATCGTAATCTTTTCTAAATACTTGAAGAAAAAGAGGGCTCACTTCTTTAGGTAAACTTGAAAGCCTAAACATTTTCTTAACATCTTGTCTACTGCATAAAAATATTATCAGATTTGAACTGTTCTAGTCACAGCCTCTCTTACTACTTAGGCTGCCAGGAAATTCAATGGAAAAGACATAGCTTTTCCAGTGGTTGGGTCTagtttgttgttgctatttgtgGTTTGGAGTCTGTTGGTGCTAGGCAAGTCTCAGCCTCTGAAATTCCATAAGAACAATGTTCTGCACTGTACCCTTAGCGATGTAgatttgcattttcttatatttctttaaaaaattaaatcttcttGAGAAGATTTATAAAGTTTAGATGCATGCATCTTCTGTGTAATGATCAAATCAGACTTAATACATCCAACATCTCAAATATTCAGCATTTCTTGTTGGTGAAACTATCAAAGTTCATAGCAACAATATCCCTTTATCAACGATATCATTCCAATTTCTTCAGCTCTGATCCTTTATCTTTCtacatttcattgttttcttgtaACAAATTACTGACTTTATGTTCATTGCAgagtaagaaaacaaatattttcaagttttataATTGGAAACAGAATTCACAAAAGAAAAGTCTGTTGACATAGATGAATTTTGCATTTGACTTATATGATTTCTCACACAAACCATATTGTCGGTAATGGGATAGCAATAATTTACTCCTGTAATCATCAATAATATGACAAAGGCAGTCTTTTAAATCACAGAATGAATTGTTagtaattgaaataaataaaattaccagGAAAATCTCTACACCAGTTTGGTATTTCCATGTAACCAATAttagttttatataaataaaaacacaataaaaatacatttgtggAAAATAGCTGCAGTGCAGAATTTGGGGATTTTGATTATAAGtcataaaaaggtttttttttaatgaaattgtgTTTGAAACACAGAAGATACTCAAAGAGTTGAACTGACAAATGACCTTAGAGTCTGAAGATTTAATTTCCTACAATACTTAGTGGGAAATGGGAATTATTGAggatatttttcccttttctttcaagacaacatttctctgtgtagggctggctgtcctagaactcagtttgtagactaGATTGGAgttgagctcagagatcctcctgcctctgcctctgacgCGCTGCCATTGAAGGCTTTATGCCAACACTTTaggctttaattttcttttcttgaagatGTAGTTatgttttctctatctttttataCATACTGGCAATTTAGAAGGCAAATAAGATGAGACAACACAAATTTGGAGCAGAAAatcattcagaaaagaaacagtaTTTTTGTTATAAAGGAATTCTTTGAGAAACAAAGACCCAAGTTGACTTCGAGCTAGCAGGATCAAGTAGTTCTCCTACTTCAGTGACAAATGGTTTTCAGGGTTCTTCTGCAGCTTACAACCATTGCAACAacatatgaaaatgccataaactGTCACTTTTTTCTGAATCATGAGTTTATAAACAAGCATACACACGTTATTAACACAGAGACGCCATTAATGCCACTCTGCTACTGTTCTGCTTACCATTCTCCCAGGGCTGTCGCAGCACTGGGACTCTCTAAGGTAACTGTAAGTAGGcttctatgtttaaaaaaatcaagaaaaatatccACCAACTCTAAGAACagtgaattatttttcttctttcagggcGCAGGAGTTTGAgccagactttctctgtgtattcctggatgtcctgaaacctgctctatagaccaggctgtcctggaactcacagacatctgcctaccCATGCCTCCCAAATgataagattaaaggcatgaattaCTACTGCATGACAAGAACAGTGAATTCTATTATACACCTGTAAAATAATATAATCATGTAAATCAATATGATACATTATACAAAATAGCAATAAACTGAACACAATATGCAAAGTGTGCCagatttatagtgaacaaaagaaagcaatagGTCTCTATACACACACTGTTATAGGAAATAGTGTTTGAGATACAATGTGGACttttccaaaataaagaaaaataaaaatcctacCCAGGAGAGATGATGATATCACATATTTATATTCTAACTTCGGTGTTTATTTCCAATAATGCATAATTTGGGGTGTATAAAATTGTCCTGAGTAAACTCCAATTCAAAAATGTTTGCTTGCGTGTGTAAACCAATGTCACATCTTTTGTATTTTGGCTAAAATTGTTGAGGTATAAACATCTCAATCATTGATAGAGAACATATTATACTCACTCTAAACTTACCTGTTGGGAGGGGTTCAACATCTAGCTGTAGATTAATCTCAAGAAATCATATCAAGATCATTGTTAGCATTGAGTTTGTGAAAATCAATTGAAGATTTCATGAACTGTGTGCTTTACTTTTGCAGCTTAGTTTGATTAGATGTAAATTCTACCTCCACACCACACGAATTGTATATTAAAATGCAAAGTTTTATGTCCTCTTAACCTGTGTTATTTTGTATATCTGATGTTATTCTTCCTTGCAAATGTaagccacagaaaagaatttcaaaaccaTTCTCTGAACCCTGGGAAAAATTTCAAACTCAGTTTATAAATTTGCTTTCCAAACACTATGCTAACAAAATTATAGGATTTACCAAATAATGCTAACTCTGCCCTATTGTGGTTTACTAAAGGAAACAGAGCAATTTTCTCTCAATCATTTGTTCAGtttgcagaagcttttcaatcAAAAATAACAATGACCCTGCTTCAGAGGAAAATTGTCAAACAAGCTGATCTCTTAGtccgaggccagtctgatctatagagtgagtttcaggacagctagggttatgCCGAGAAAGCCTGCtatgaaaaaccaaaatgataataataacaatgaaaaagacTGCATCCATAAAGACTTGTACACATCTAAAGATTTTCATAGGAAACCAACTCCTTTGAAGATGTTAATGAAGTATACAATGCTGTTCAATGTACTCAAATCTTTTGGCCATATTTAGAATCCTCaaattatcatcatcaccacttaTATTTGCCTAAAACACTATTATTATTCACAAACAAAAGGAGGTCATTTTTATGATATATGACTGAGTTATTTATGGTATTCTGCTCTTCTGCAGGAATATTGTGGGCCAAAGTCCAGATTTTTTCTCACGTTTTAAATGATTCCTATTTACATCATTCCTGAATGACTGACCGATAGTTCTTATATAGTAGTTCTTGACTAGTACACTGAATAAATGTCTCTCTCAATGTGGTATTGATTAAAACAAGTTAATTTAACTCATGAACACAACTAAAAAATATCACTCAATATAGAAAAGTATAACTCTATCTCAATACAGCATTTATGCAAAAGTGATGATTAATATAATCATGGAGAATTTTTATAACCAAGGCAAAAAagactcatgtgcacacacctcaTATTCCACTTTCATTGGACAGAAAAGAGGTTTACTGAAGAAGGGTCAGCATTGTGGTGACAAGAGTGACTCTGGATTCTGAAAATTCTACTTAGATGTCACCACTAGACAAGACAAATACCTCTGATTCTCATATCCTATCTTTATAATCCAGATGTCATAGGTAATACTACTGTCATTATAcatagaatgaagaaagaattacTAAATAATATTCATGATGacaaaaatgaagacaataaaGAATGCTAGATTTCCAGAATGTTTTAAATGAGCCATCTCAAGAGAGACAAg from Microtus pennsylvanicus isolate mMicPen1 chromosome 4, mMicPen1.hap1, whole genome shotgun sequence includes these protein-coding regions:
- the LOC142847796 gene encoding protocadherin alpha-11 isoform X6; the encoded protein is MLGFQRSGSCTQQPLLWLLLLAAWEVGSGQLHYSIPEEAKHGTFVGRIAQDLGLELAELVPRLFRVASKDRGDLLEVNLQNGILFVNSRIDREALCGRSAECSIHLEVIVDRPLQVFHVEVEVRDINDNPPVFPLREQKLLIYESKQPDSRFPLEGASDADIGENAVLVYRLSQNEYFSLESPTNSKQTKRPSLILKKTLDREKTPELNLLLTASDGGKPELTGTVQLWVRVLDVNDNDPEFDHLEYKVRIMENAANETLVIKLNATDKDEGVNGQLEYSLMSIKPSERSLFTLDENSGELRVNGTLDYEENKFYEIEVLATDKGTPPMVGHCTVSVEILDVNDNAPEVTLTSLSLPVREDAQPNTVIALISVSDLDSGVNGQVTCSLTPSVPFKIVSTFKNYYSLVLDSSLDREKVPAYDLLVTARDGGSPSLWTTVSLSVEVADVNDNAPAFAQPEYTVFVKENNPPGAHIFTVSAIDADAQENALVSYSLVERRVGERSLSSFVSVHAESGKVFALQPLDHEELELLQFQVSARDAGVPSLGSNVTLQVFVLDENDNAPTLLPHGAVRAGGSVSELVPRSVGSGHIVAKVRAVDADSGYNAWLSYELQSASGSMRSPFRVGLYTGEISTTRALDEADAARQTLLVLVKDHGEPALTATATVLVSLVESGQAPKSFSQTSGRASVSETSLVDVNVYLIIAICAVSSLLVLLLLLYTALRCSATPTNGACAPGKPVLVCSSAVGTWSYSQQRRQRVCSGEGPPKTDLMAFSPCLPPHLDRDERERQESESNHSGQPRQPNPDWRYSASLRAGMHSSVHLEEAGILRAGPGGPDQQWPTVSSATPEPEAGEVSPPVGAGVNSNSWTFKYGPGNPKQSGPGELPDKFIIPGSPAIISIRQEPANNQIDKSDFITFGKKEETKKKKKKKKGNKAQEKKEKGNSTTDNSDQ